The proteins below come from a single Deltaproteobacteria bacterium genomic window:
- a CDS encoding MBL fold metallo-hydrolase, translating into MADEWPTMDGLYYSSDNPEAVADRVHLITGFGNSTCIETDDGLVIVDACVRAMGRKLLTEIRSISDQPIRYVIYTHGHFDHAFGVWALLDEAKQRGWPRPIIVAHEKVPQRFDRYRELAGQHDHINRIQFALPSKTKVSEEGTFFYPDVTYAERMLLRVGELTLELRHGMGETDDATWVWIPERRAVCTGDLFIWSCPNIGNPFKVQRYEIEWAAALEAIAAVNPEGLAPGHGPAITGAARVREACLETARALRWLHDEVVRRLNEGQWAEQIVAEVNALPPDLASKAYLRPIYGCPTFIVHGILRRYGGWFDGNAANLFPSRTAAIAREVLNLADGGRLLERARALRATDVQLALHLVDLVIDGGDHARRSDALQLKSELLNARADVEPSFIARNIFRNGAARAADEAQRS; encoded by the coding sequence ATGGCGGATGAATGGCCGACGATGGATGGGCTGTACTACAGCAGCGACAACCCCGAAGCGGTGGCTGATCGTGTGCACTTGATCACTGGCTTTGGAAACTCGACCTGTATCGAGACCGACGATGGGCTGGTGATCGTCGACGCCTGCGTGCGGGCGATGGGGCGCAAACTGCTGACGGAGATTCGCAGCATCAGCGACCAGCCGATCCGCTACGTGATCTACACTCACGGCCATTTCGATCACGCGTTCGGCGTGTGGGCGCTGCTCGACGAAGCGAAGCAACGCGGCTGGCCGCGGCCGATCATTGTCGCGCACGAGAAGGTGCCGCAGCGGTTCGATCGCTATCGCGAGCTCGCCGGCCAACACGACCACATCAATCGTATTCAGTTTGCGTTGCCATCGAAAACGAAGGTGTCGGAGGAGGGAACATTCTTCTATCCCGACGTGACCTATGCGGAGCGCATGTTGCTGCGTGTCGGCGAGCTGACCCTCGAACTGCGCCACGGCATGGGCGAGACCGACGACGCCACCTGGGTGTGGATTCCCGAGCGCCGGGCAGTGTGCACCGGCGATCTGTTCATCTGGTCGTGTCCGAACATCGGCAATCCGTTCAAGGTGCAACGCTACGAGATCGAATGGGCCGCGGCGCTCGAAGCCATCGCGGCGGTCAATCCAGAAGGCCTCGCGCCCGGCCACGGTCCCGCGATCACTGGCGCGGCGCGCGTGCGCGAAGCCTGTCTCGAAACGGCGCGGGCGCTGCGTTGGCTGCACGACGAAGTCGTGCGCCGGCTGAACGAAGGACAGTGGGCGGAGCAAATCGTCGCCGAGGTCAACGCGCTGCCGCCGGATCTCGCATCGAAGGCGTATCTCCGGCCGATCTACGGCTGCCCGACGTTCATCGTGCACGGCATTCTGCGCCGCTACGGCGGCTGGTTCGACGGCAACGCCGCCAACTTGTTTCCCTCACGCACCGCAGCGATTGCGCGCGAGGTGCTCAATCTCGCCGACGGCGGCCGTCTGCTCGAACGTGCCCGCGCTTTGCGTGCAACCGATGTACAACTCGCGTTGCATCTCGTCGATCTAGTTATCGACGGCGGCGATCACGCTCGGCGGAGCGACGCGCTGCAACTCAAGAGCGAGTTGCTCAACGCCCGCGCTGACGTCGAACCGAGCTTCATCGCGCGCAACATCTTCCGCAACGGCGCCGCGCGAGCGGCGGACGAGGCGCAACGTTCATAA